Proteins encoded by one window of Misgurnus anguillicaudatus chromosome 4, ASM2758022v2, whole genome shotgun sequence:
- the tvp23b gene encoding Golgi apparatus membrane protein TVP23 homolog B isoform X1: MRVDSRDDDDVSLFDAEEDSAARKNKVKHPVASFFHLFFRVSALLVYLLCGLFGGSFIACMVTIILLLSCDFWTVKNVTGRLLVGLRWWNQVDDDGKSRWVFESRKANENQSSASQISNAESRIFWLGLIICPILWVIFAFSTLISFKIKWLAVVILGVVLQGANLYGYVRCKMGAKTNLRSMATNYFGRQFLKQALTKQEES; this comes from the exons ATGAGGGTG GACTCacgtgatgatgatgatgtgtcGTTATTCGATGCTGAGGAAGATTCAGCCGCACGAAAGAACAAAGTCAA GCATCCGGTGGCTTCTTTCTTCCACCTGTTCTTCAGGGTCAGTGCACTTCTGGTTTACCTGCTGTGTGGATTATTTGGTGGGAGCTTCATCGCCTGTATGGTCACCATCATTCTCCTCCTGTCATGTGACTTCTGGACTGTGAAG AATGTTACAGGTCGTCTGCTGGTGGGTTTGCGCTGGTGGAATCAAGTGGATGATGATGGAAAAAGCCGTTGGGTGTTTGAGTCAAGAAAG GCTAATGAAAATCAGTCTTCTGCATCACAAATCTCAAACGCAGAGTCTCGTATATTCTGGTTGGGTCTGATCATCTGCCCCATCCTCTGGGTCATATTTGCTTTCTCTACACTCATCTCTTTCAAGATCAAATG GCTGGCGGTGGTAATTTTGGGAGTGGTGTTACAAGGCGCTAATCTGTACGGATATGTACGCTGTAAAATGGGAGCCAAGACAAACCTGAGGAGTATGGCAACCAATTACTTTGGAAGGCAGTTTTTAAAACAG GCTTTGACAAAACAGGAGGAGTCCTAA
- the tvp23b gene encoding Golgi apparatus membrane protein TVP23 homolog B isoform X2 codes for MRDSRDDDDVSLFDAEEDSAARKNKVKHPVASFFHLFFRVSALLVYLLCGLFGGSFIACMVTIILLLSCDFWTVKNVTGRLLVGLRWWNQVDDDGKSRWVFESRKANENQSSASQISNAESRIFWLGLIICPILWVIFAFSTLISFKIKWLAVVILGVVLQGANLYGYVRCKMGAKTNLRSMATNYFGRQFLKQALTKQEES; via the exons ATGAGG GACTCacgtgatgatgatgatgtgtcGTTATTCGATGCTGAGGAAGATTCAGCCGCACGAAAGAACAAAGTCAA GCATCCGGTGGCTTCTTTCTTCCACCTGTTCTTCAGGGTCAGTGCACTTCTGGTTTACCTGCTGTGTGGATTATTTGGTGGGAGCTTCATCGCCTGTATGGTCACCATCATTCTCCTCCTGTCATGTGACTTCTGGACTGTGAAG AATGTTACAGGTCGTCTGCTGGTGGGTTTGCGCTGGTGGAATCAAGTGGATGATGATGGAAAAAGCCGTTGGGTGTTTGAGTCAAGAAAG GCTAATGAAAATCAGTCTTCTGCATCACAAATCTCAAACGCAGAGTCTCGTATATTCTGGTTGGGTCTGATCATCTGCCCCATCCTCTGGGTCATATTTGCTTTCTCTACACTCATCTCTTTCAAGATCAAATG GCTGGCGGTGGTAATTTTGGGAGTGGTGTTACAAGGCGCTAATCTGTACGGATATGTACGCTGTAAAATGGGAGCCAAGACAAACCTGAGGAGTATGGCAACCAATTACTTTGGAAGGCAGTTTTTAAAACAG GCTTTGACAAAACAGGAGGAGTCCTAA
- the fads6 gene encoding fatty acid desaturase 6: MQNIQERSRDTGQRGGYRDSGRDDESGQVLAKAADTERETLMMELTRLVQRSVRESSWWEKRGLDCSILITAFLTLPAGFLFLGSSEVMYFLLGMIIMGVAHAVITVKGTHLASHGALSESSAWTEFWAVFFIEVCGSFSSRAGVHAHVKMHHAHTNVIGLGDSSTWKIPFLPRSVYLFIAPLAVPIITPIVAMGQLKGQSVFQIIRTVLCVCLGFFSQYYLLRWVSGLSCGSALVVMLLCRAMFSVPYIHVNIFQHIGLPMFSPTCRPKRIYQMTHGVLNLPRNPLLDWTFGHSLINCHVEHHLFPFLSDNMCLKVKPIVSQYLKEKKLPYQEDGYLSRLSLFFHKYQELMVFAPPITELVGIQ, encoded by the exons ATGCAGAACATTCAGGAGAGGAGCAGGGACACCGGGCAGCGCGGAGGATACCGGGACTCAGGACGGGACGATGAGTCGGGACAGGTGCTCGCGAAGGCCGCAGACACAGAGCGCGAGACTCTGATGATGGAGCTCACGCGGCTGGTACAGAGGAGTGTGCGCGAGAGCAGCTGGTGGGAGAAGAGAGGATTGGACTGCAGCATCCTCATCACAGCCTTCCTTACTTTACCTGCag GGTTTCTATTTTTAGGTTCATCTGAGGTGATGTATTTCCTGTTGGGTATGATCATTATGGGCGTGGCACATGCCGTCATCACCGTTAAAGGGACGCACTTGGCCAGTCACGGGGCACTTAGTGAATCTTCAGCTTGGACTGAATTTTGGGCTGTTTTCTTTATCGAA GTTTGTGGGTCGTTCTCTTCGAGAGCAGGTGTACATGCTCATGTCAAGATGCATCACGCTCACACTAATGTCATTGGTTTGGGAGACTCCAGCACCTGGAAAATTCCCTTCCTACCTCGATCCGTCTACCTGTTTATCGCTCCGCTGGCTGTGCCCATCATCACTCCTATTGTAGCCATGG GTCAGCTGAAGGGTCAGTCTGTGTTTCAGATCATACGTACAGTATTGTGTGTATGTCTGGGGTTTTTCTCTCAGTATTATCTGCTCAGATGGGTGTCCGGATTGTCCTGCGGCTCCGCTCTGGTCGTCATGCTTCTGTGTCGAGCCATGTTCTCCGTTCCCTACATACATGTTAACATCTTTCag CACATCGGTCTGCCAATGTTTTCTCCAACATGTCGGCCCAAGCGGATCTATCAGATGACACACGGTGTGCTGAATCTTCCCCGAAACCCTCTTCTGGACTGGACCTTTGGTCACTCCCTCATTAACTGTCATGTGGAGCATCACCTGTTTCCATTCCTGTCTGACAACATGTGCCTAAAG GTGAAGCCCATAGTATCTCAGTATTTGAAGGAGAAAAAGTTGCCATATCAGGAGGACGGTTATCTCTCCCGTCTCTCTCTGTTCTTTCACAAGTATCAGGAGCTGATGGTCTTTGCTCCTCCCATCACTGAACTAGTTGGAATTCAGTGA
- the trim16 gene encoding tripartite motif-containing protein 16 produces MGDVELVKDLPTNSESINKLKKKNSEDCNGNLMPTKKEKIQENEVEAPLIETTEETENKQEDGLTTEESKIQEDLQESEDLQKPQEETEVVVEDVLGPDDVICDSCIDRPCRAKKSCLTCLVSYCEAHLRPHLENVKFQSHKLMEPLRDIERRTCENHRCPLELFCSEDICCVCQECLTDDHQGHNTLPIIEARRKIEKELQDKQTDVLKTVTAAGNAINKLQLNTVSIEASVKEVQEVIEEQFSLLLAAVEQAKKDVSEILEVEERQALRQAEGIKVHLEQRCAELKKTQTQIEKITKNKSDIGFLQEYSEWKKESTDVSLPGVYIGLMDRLQTFSRVVKASTKEMCDQLLTLYPNKLKEKENVGIKTTVYTTMTAKQNMSLPNPNTRDDFLKYTTPLNFDADTAHQFLRLTEEKKKVTNTTPWQHSYPDLPERFEHFRQVLTVESFYMGRHYFEVDLKGEGTHVGLTYKSIDRKGSESNSCIAGNNFSWCLQWNGKSFSAWHSDVETPLNVPKATRIGVYVDYSRRVLAFYDVGNNMSLIHQYQAEFREPLYPAFWLPKKEDVVVLVEPGGALSLTTPSPVSSPP; encoded by the exons ATGGGAGACGTAGAGCTGGTGAAAGACCTGCCGACGAACAGTGAGTCTATAAACAAACTCAAGAAGAAGAATTCTGAGGATTGTAATGGCAATCTGATGCCCACAAAGAAGGAGAAGATTCAGGAGAATGAAGTTGAAGCTCCACTGATTGAGACCACAGaagaaacagaaaacaaacaggaagatgGTTTGACCACAGAAGAAAGCAAGATACAGGAGGACCTTCAGGAGTCTGAGGACCTTCAGAAGCCTCAGGAGGAAACAGAGGTGGTGGTGGAGGACGTGCTGGGGCCAGATGATGTTATATGTGACTCCTGCATCGATCGGCCGTGTCGGGCCAAAAAGTCTTGTCTGACCTGTCTGGTGTCGTACTGTGAGGCTCATCTGAGGCCACATCTGGAGAACGTGAAGTTTCAGAGCCACAAGCTGATGGAGCCCCTGAGGGACATCGAGAGACGGACGTGTGAGAATCATCGCTGTCCTCTGGAGCTCTTCTGCTCCGAAGACATCTGCTGTGTGTGTCAGGAGTGTCTGACAGATGACCATCAGGGACACAACACGCTTCCCATTATAGAGGCACGCAGGAAAATAGAG aAAGAACTTCAAGACAAACAGACGGATGTGTTAAAGACCGTCACTGCAGCAGGAAACGCCATCAATAAACTACAGCTCAATACAGTGTCAATAGAG GCGTCTGTGAAGGAGGTGCAGGAGGTGATCGAGGAGCAGTTTAGTTTACTGCTGGCAGCCGTGGAGCAGGCCAAGAAAGACGTGAGCGAGATTTTGGAGGTGGAGGAGCGTCAGGCTCTGCGTCAGGCTGAAGGAATTAAAGTTCATCTGGAACAGCGCTGCGCCGAACTGAAGAAAACTCAGACTCAGATAGAGAAGATCACGAAGAACAAAAGTGACATTGGCTTCCTGCAG GAGTATTCAGAGTGGAAGAAAGAATCGACGGACGTGTCTTTACCTGGGGTTTATATCGGTCTCATGGATCGACTCCAGACGTTCAGTCGTGTTGTAAAAGCATCCACAAAAGAGATGTGTGACCAACTGCTCACCTTATATCCCAACAAACTTAAAGAGAAAG AAAATGTGGGCATAAAAACTACAGTTTATACGACTATGACTGCTAAACAAAACATGTCATTACCAAACCCAAACACCAGAGATGACTTTCTCAAAT ATACAACTCCTCTGAACTTTGATGCCGATACAGCGCATCAGTTCCTGCGTTTGACAGAAGAGAAGAAAAAGGTCACAAATACGACCCCATGGCAACACAGCTATCCTGACCTGCCCGAGCGCTTCGAGCACTTCCGTCAGGTGCTGACGGTCGAGAGCTTCTACATGGGTCGGCATTATTTCGAGGTGGATTTAAAAGGAGAGGGCACTCACGTGGGCCTGACCTACAAGAGCATCGACCGCAAGGGATCTGAGAGCAACAGCTGTATCGCAGGAAACAACTTCTCCTGGTGTCTGCAGTGGAACGGGAAAAGCTTTTCCGCGTGGCACAGTGATGTGGAGACGCCTCTCAACGTTCCTAAAGCCACACGGATCGGTGTCTACGTGGATTATTCCCGTCGCGTGCTGGCATTTTATGACGTTGGAAACAACATGTCCCTCATCCACCAGTACCAGGCAGAATTTCGAGAACCTCTCTACCCAGCGTTTTGGCTTCCCAAGAAGGAGGATGTTGTGGTTTTGGTGGAACCAGGTGGAGCTCTCTCCCTAACAACACCTTCTCCAGTTTCCTCTCCTCCATAA